In Luteitalea sp. TBR-22, one genomic interval encodes:
- a CDS encoding GMC oxidoreductase yields the protein MHIQAAQKVYPVIVVGSGASGGMAAWNLTRQGVDVLMLDAGEKFDRATYWTHVSPWEARARRARGEQPPPFQLSTKEQPYLTGEGQDFELIRVWGLGGKTNIWGRVSLRYSEMDFRAGERDGWDIPWPIHYSDVAPYYDKVDQLIGVCGGDDDYDSLPGSKHFLPPPAMRCAEVAISRAGERLRMPFVRIRRAVKTVAHNGFPACHHCGQCGRGCDTASFFCSADHLIPDALKTGKLEIRSNAVVARILVDDNGLAKGVQYFDRKTGAERQVLGKVVVMGASCVDTTRILLNSTSRQHPNGIGNGNDVIGRYLCEQVRFHARGFMPSLYGSATRDDRGIGGEHTYMPRFNHRDGHRRTGYIRGFGMQMWNTGCSAEGAGHVAGRLGGFGAGFKKEVRRRYPAWVEMHPYGEVLPYRDNRITVDPSRTDRYGVPLLKIDYRIRENERTMLEHMCDSVEALAKEAGIELVDYKRGAVDRNGSAIHEHGTCRMGDDPKRSALDRFNRMHEVKNLFVVDGSSFTSASEKNPTITILAIAWRATDYLAEEMKRGNL from the coding sequence GTGCACATCCAGGCGGCTCAGAAGGTGTACCCCGTGATTGTCGTCGGCTCCGGCGCCTCCGGAGGAATGGCCGCGTGGAACCTCACGCGGCAGGGCGTCGACGTGCTGATGCTCGACGCCGGCGAGAAGTTCGACCGCGCCACGTACTGGACCCACGTGAGCCCCTGGGAAGCACGGGCGCGGCGAGCGCGTGGAGAGCAGCCCCCGCCGTTCCAGCTGAGCACGAAGGAGCAGCCGTACCTCACCGGCGAGGGGCAGGACTTCGAGCTGATCCGCGTGTGGGGGCTCGGCGGCAAGACGAACATCTGGGGCCGCGTGTCGCTGCGCTACAGCGAGATGGACTTCCGCGCCGGCGAACGCGATGGCTGGGACATCCCCTGGCCGATCCACTACAGCGACGTGGCGCCGTACTACGACAAGGTCGATCAGCTCATCGGCGTATGCGGTGGTGACGACGACTACGACTCACTGCCGGGAAGCAAGCACTTCCTCCCGCCACCGGCGATGCGATGCGCGGAGGTGGCCATCTCGCGCGCCGGTGAGCGACTGCGCATGCCGTTCGTCAGGATCAGGCGCGCCGTGAAGACCGTGGCGCACAACGGCTTCCCGGCGTGCCATCACTGCGGGCAATGCGGCCGCGGCTGCGACACCGCCTCGTTCTTCTGCTCGGCCGACCACCTGATCCCCGACGCCCTGAAGACCGGCAAGCTCGAGATCCGATCCAACGCCGTCGTGGCGCGCATCCTCGTCGACGACAACGGGCTTGCGAAGGGCGTGCAGTACTTCGACCGGAAGACCGGCGCCGAGCGGCAGGTGCTCGGCAAGGTCGTGGTGATGGGCGCCAGCTGCGTGGACACGACGCGCATCCTGCTCAACTCGACATCGCGCCAGCATCCCAACGGCATCGGCAACGGCAACGACGTCATCGGCCGCTACCTGTGCGAGCAGGTGCGCTTCCATGCCCGCGGCTTCATGCCGTCGCTGTACGGGTCGGCGACGCGCGACGACCGCGGCATCGGCGGCGAGCACACCTACATGCCGCGCTTCAACCACCGCGACGGCCATCGGCGCACCGGCTACATCCGCGGCTTCGGCATGCAGATGTGGAACACCGGCTGCAGCGCCGAGGGCGCCGGGCACGTCGCCGGCAGGCTGGGCGGCTTCGGCGCGGGCTTCAAGAAGGAGGTACGGCGGCGCTACCCGGCGTGGGTGGAGATGCACCCGTACGGCGAGGTGCTGCCGTACCGCGACAACCGCATCACCGTGGACCCCTCACGCACCGACCGCTACGGCGTGCCGCTGCTGAAAATCGACTATCGCATCCGCGAGAACGAGCGGACGATGCTCGAGCACATGTGCGACAGCGTCGAGGCGCTGGCAAAGGAAGCCGGCATCGAGCTGGTCGACTACAAGCGCGGCGCGGTGGATCGCAATGGCTCGGCGATCCACGAGCACGGCACCTGCCGCATGGGCGACGACCCGAAGCGATCGGCCCTCGACAGGTTCAACCGCATGCACGAGGTGAAGAACCTGTTCGTCGTCGACGGCTCGTCGTTCACCAGCGCGTCGGAGAAGAACCCCACCATCACCATCCTGGCCATCGCCTGGCGGGCGACTGACTATCTGGCCGAGGAGATGAAGCGGGGGAATCTGTAA